A stretch of Corynebacterium timonense DNA encodes these proteins:
- a CDS encoding dicarboxylate/amino acid:cation symporter has protein sequence MRSKLLKSLLFWVVVAIILGALCSLFFPVWLARVFVTFNGLFSNFLSFFVPVLIFALITPAIAGLGRGAGKWLGITAGIAYGSTIISGLIAWGVAAGLYPTLLAGHELVTDVDNPEDGGLSAYFTVEMPAPFEVMAGLLLAFVVGLGMTAVRSNTMYSFFSELESVVMKAVTVFVIPLLPVFIFGTFLNLGMNDALGSTMSAFGIVLVLSIVMTIVIVLLQYVIAGAVAGRNPFTALKNMLPAYFTALGTSSSAATIPVTYASTLKNKVDENVAGFVVPLCATIHLSGSMMKITLYALAIVSMSALPIGAGQVLGFILLLGIMMIAAPGVPGGAIMAAVGLLQANLGFDESMVSLMIAAYIVVDSFGTAANVTGDGAIAMVVNRFAAGNIQGHELKNKQLGDAPAA, from the coding sequence ATGAGATCGAAACTACTGAAGTCGCTGCTGTTCTGGGTGGTTGTGGCCATCATCCTCGGCGCCCTCTGCAGCCTCTTCTTCCCCGTCTGGCTGGCCCGCGTCTTTGTCACGTTCAACGGCCTGTTCTCCAACTTCCTCAGCTTCTTCGTCCCCGTCCTCATCTTCGCGCTCATCACCCCGGCCATCGCCGGTTTGGGGCGAGGCGCGGGCAAATGGCTAGGTATCACCGCGGGCATCGCGTACGGCTCGACGATCATCTCCGGTCTGATCGCCTGGGGTGTGGCCGCAGGCCTCTACCCCACCCTGCTGGCCGGCCACGAGCTTGTCACTGACGTGGACAACCCGGAGGACGGCGGCCTGAGCGCCTACTTCACCGTCGAAATGCCCGCGCCCTTCGAGGTCATGGCGGGTCTGCTGCTCGCCTTCGTCGTGGGCCTGGGGATGACCGCGGTGCGCTCGAACACGATGTACTCGTTCTTCAGCGAGCTCGAGTCCGTCGTGATGAAGGCGGTCACCGTCTTTGTCATCCCGCTGCTGCCGGTGTTCATCTTCGGCACCTTCCTCAACCTGGGCATGAACGACGCCCTCGGCTCGACGATGTCCGCCTTCGGCATCGTGCTCGTGCTGTCCATCGTGATGACGATCGTCATCGTGCTGCTGCAGTACGTCATCGCGGGCGCGGTCGCGGGACGCAACCCCTTCACCGCGCTGAAGAACATGCTGCCCGCCTACTTCACCGCGCTGGGCACCTCCTCGTCGGCGGCGACGATCCCGGTCACCTACGCTTCGACCCTGAAGAACAAGGTGGACGAGAACGTCGCCGGCTTCGTCGTGCCGCTGTGCGCGACGATCCACCTGTCCGGCTCGATGATGAAGATCACCCTGTACGCCCTGGCGATTGTTTCGATGTCCGCGCTGCCCATCGGCGCCGGCCAGGTCCTGGGCTTCATCCTGCTGCTGGGCATCATGATGATCGCGGCCCCCGGCGTGCCGGGCGGCGCGATCATGGCGGCGGTCGGCTTGCTGCAGGCGAACCTCGGCTTTGACGAGTCGATGGTCTCGCTCATGATCGCGGCCTACATCGTCGTCGACTCTTTCGGCACCGCCGCGAACGTCACCGGCGACGGCGCCATCGCGATGGTGGTCAACCGCTTCGCGGCCGGCAACATCCAGGGCCACGAGCTCAAGAACAAGCAGCTTGGCGACGCCCCCGCGGCCTAA
- a CDS encoding ABC transporter ATP-binding protein produces the protein MATVTFDQATRVYPSASGPSVDKLSLELADGEFLVLVGPSGSGKSTALRMLAGLEETTEGRILIDGRDVTGLEPRERDIAMVFQNYALYPHMSVRENMGFALRLAGMDKEEINRRVEEAARTLDLSDYLDRKPKALSGGQRQRVAMGRAIVREPQVFLMDEPLSNLDAKLRVQTRTQIAALQRRMGVTTLYVTHDQTEALTMGDRIAVLNFGVLQQVGTPRELYDHPRNVFVAGFIGSPAMNLARFTVSGGVARLGAAEIPVELPEGEVILGVRPEALRVTQETSTGIPLEVEFVEELGSDSYLYCALAGGGWTSEGSAEGSTGHIVVRTGPRAGYGRGDALRVQVAEGGLHAFDARTGERL, from the coding sequence ATGGCAACAGTAACTTTTGACCAGGCCACCCGCGTGTACCCCAGCGCGAGCGGGCCGAGCGTCGATAAGCTTTCGCTCGAGCTTGCCGACGGCGAGTTCCTCGTCCTCGTCGGACCCTCAGGCTCCGGGAAGTCCACCGCGCTGCGTATGCTCGCCGGCCTGGAGGAGACGACTGAAGGGCGCATTCTTATCGACGGCCGCGACGTCACCGGCCTGGAGCCCCGCGAGCGCGACATCGCCATGGTGTTCCAGAACTACGCGCTCTACCCGCACATGTCCGTGCGCGAGAACATGGGCTTCGCGCTGCGCCTGGCCGGGATGGACAAGGAGGAGATCAACCGGCGCGTCGAAGAGGCCGCCCGCACCCTCGACCTCAGCGACTACCTCGACCGCAAGCCGAAGGCCCTCTCCGGCGGGCAGCGCCAGCGCGTGGCCATGGGGCGCGCCATCGTCCGCGAGCCGCAGGTCTTCCTCATGGACGAGCCGCTGTCCAACCTCGACGCCAAGCTGCGCGTGCAAACCCGCACGCAGATCGCCGCGTTGCAGCGCCGCATGGGCGTGACCACCCTTTACGTCACCCACGACCAGACCGAGGCGCTGACCATGGGCGACCGCATCGCCGTGCTCAACTTCGGTGTGCTGCAGCAGGTGGGTACCCCGCGCGAGCTCTACGACCACCCCCGCAACGTCTTCGTCGCCGGCTTCATCGGCTCCCCCGCCATGAACCTCGCGCGCTTTACCGTGAGCGGCGGCGTGGCACGGCTCGGGGCGGCGGAGATCCCGGTGGAGCTTCCCGAGGGTGAGGTGATCCTCGGCGTCCGGCCGGAGGCGCTGCGGGTGACCCAGGAGACCTCCACAGGCATCCCGCTCGAGGTTGAGTTCGTCGAGGAGCTCGGCTCTGATTCCTATCTCTACTGCGCCCTGGCGGGCGGGGGCTGGACGTCGGAGGGCAGCGCCGAAGGCTCCACCGGCCACATCGTCGTGCGTACGGGGCCGCGCGCCGGCTACGGCCGGGGCGACGCGCTGCGCGTGCAGGTCGCCGAGGGGGGCCTGCACGCCTTCGACGCGCGCACGGGGGAGCGGCTGTAG
- a CDS encoding DUF5129 domain-containing protein, whose amino-acid sequence MDFGKQIALVAALAAAAGIGAGGFAATTVDIPSPDQVAVTTAGAPQVVVDDPDDILTPDEEARLRSDVERLDAPDTVTTLYYLLLATTHDNVNDSVEEFFRANHPEAIGEDYFADGVLILGAGTDQRAVFAFGGEDVADQLRLRPGERLEEVNDAMKPGMRDNNIPAAMFAGARTATDAEAIAESAVSDAESDRGTRAALSGVGAGAAVAGVGGGVVVANRRRRKAIAQGREDYDLVTREYAQLAQRLDAVDIRANSLTSEFANEELRKDWAEVQQRFLRMHDSVSGAGGIGDINMDDDKEVLANRDKLAEAARTVRHTTTAEKNINRLFEVENGNAAARRSDLTNLREDVMRAATEVKDKELKARLRDLEERINWLDQNPEAPDYMDRFVRVLGDYQLVLDLVRTRQFSDVKEHNELERPRVYQENYYYPSYVPYVVLADWHSSNVAAEQAPSSSATNSSFSSGFSGSGGSSGY is encoded by the coding sequence ATGGACTTCGGAAAACAGATCGCGCTCGTCGCCGCCCTCGCCGCAGCCGCCGGAATCGGGGCGGGCGGCTTTGCGGCTACCACCGTTGACATCCCCTCCCCCGACCAGGTGGCCGTCACCACCGCCGGCGCCCCGCAGGTCGTCGTCGACGACCCGGACGACATCCTCACCCCCGACGAGGAGGCCCGCCTCCGCAGCGACGTCGAGCGTCTCGACGCCCCCGACACCGTCACCACCCTCTACTACCTGCTGCTGGCCACCACGCACGACAACGTCAACGATTCTGTCGAGGAGTTCTTCCGCGCCAACCACCCAGAGGCGATCGGTGAGGACTACTTTGCTGACGGGGTTCTCATCCTTGGCGCCGGCACCGATCAGCGAGCCGTTTTCGCCTTTGGGGGCGAGGACGTCGCCGACCAGCTCCGGCTCCGCCCGGGCGAGCGCCTCGAAGAGGTCAACGACGCGATGAAGCCCGGCATGCGCGACAACAACATCCCCGCCGCGATGTTCGCGGGCGCCCGCACCGCCACCGACGCCGAGGCGATCGCCGAATCCGCGGTCAGCGACGCGGAAAGCGACCGCGGCACGCGCGCCGCGTTGAGCGGCGTCGGTGCCGGCGCGGCCGTCGCCGGCGTCGGCGGTGGTGTGGTGGTGGCGAACCGGAGGCGTCGTAAAGCAATTGCCCAAGGCCGCGAGGACTACGACCTGGTGACCCGCGAGTACGCGCAGCTGGCGCAGCGCCTCGACGCGGTGGATATCCGCGCCAACTCCCTGACCTCCGAGTTCGCCAACGAGGAGCTGCGCAAAGACTGGGCCGAGGTGCAGCAGCGATTCCTGCGCATGCACGACAGCGTCTCCGGCGCCGGCGGCATCGGCGACATCAACATGGACGACGACAAAGAGGTGCTGGCCAACCGCGACAAGCTTGCCGAGGCCGCCCGCACCGTCCGCCACACCACCACCGCCGAGAAGAACATCAACCGGCTGTTCGAGGTCGAAAACGGCAACGCCGCCGCCCGCCGCTCCGACCTGACCAACCTCCGCGAAGACGTCATGCGCGCCGCCACCGAAGTCAAAGACAAGGAACTCAAGGCCCGCCTGCGCGACCTGGAAGAGCGCATCAACTGGCTCGACCAGAACCCCGAGGCGCCCGACTACATGGACCGCTTCGTCCGCGTCCTCGGCGACTACCAGCTCGTCCTCGACCTCGTGCGCACCCGCCAGTTCAGCGACGTCAAGGAACACAACGAGCTCGAGCGCCCGCGCGTGTACCAGGAGAACTACTACTACCCCAGCTACGTGCCCTACGTCGTGCTCGCCGACTGGCACTCCTCCAACGTCGCCGCGGAGCAGGCGCCCTCGTCGTCCGCGACGAACTCCTCGTTCAGCTCCGGGTTCTCGGGCTCGGGCGGGTCGAGCGGGTACTAG
- a CDS encoding CaiB/BaiF CoA transferase family protein, whose translation MALQQPDGGPLEGIVVADFSRVLAGPYATMILADLGATVIKVESPAGDDTRRWVPPKRGEVGTYYLSVNRNKNSIALDLKDPEDLQTAYDIIDRADVLIDNFRVGSLDKFGLDSESVARRWPDIIHAKITGFGEREGAQLPGYDMLIQAASGFMSVTGDPEGQPQKAGYAVFDVFTGLHTAVGILSSLLRREKKGGGELISTNLLSAALSSMVNISSAAVASEAPLPRTGNDHTSIFPYGPFPAKDRDVVICVGNDKQFATLVDALGAPHLAEEERFGSVEKRNANREDLRPLLNERLAERTADEWIEVFRARGLPAAPILSVREAVGFAEELGLEPVVRLPNREGTDEVPYVANPLELSSGGVRYTKSAPELDEDRADILEWIAATPRR comes from the coding sequence ATGGCACTGCAGCAACCGGACGGCGGCCCGCTCGAGGGGATTGTCGTCGCGGACTTCTCCCGCGTCCTCGCTGGCCCGTACGCGACGATGATTCTGGCGGATCTGGGTGCGACCGTGATCAAGGTGGAAAGCCCCGCCGGTGACGATACGCGCCGGTGGGTCCCGCCGAAGCGCGGGGAGGTGGGCACGTACTACCTCTCGGTCAACCGCAACAAGAACTCGATCGCGCTGGATCTGAAGGACCCGGAGGACCTGCAGACGGCCTACGACATTATTGACCGTGCTGACGTGCTGATCGACAACTTCCGCGTCGGCAGCCTGGACAAGTTCGGGCTGGATTCGGAGTCGGTGGCGCGGCGCTGGCCGGACATCATCCACGCGAAGATCACCGGCTTCGGTGAGCGCGAGGGGGCGCAGCTGCCGGGCTACGACATGCTCATTCAGGCGGCGAGCGGTTTCATGTCGGTGACGGGGGATCCGGAGGGGCAGCCGCAGAAGGCGGGATACGCGGTGTTTGATGTGTTCACCGGTTTGCACACGGCGGTCGGGATCCTCTCGTCGCTGCTGCGCCGAGAGAAGAAGGGCGGCGGGGAGCTCATCAGCACGAATTTGCTGTCGGCGGCGCTGTCGTCGATGGTCAATATCTCCTCCGCGGCCGTCGCCTCGGAGGCGCCGCTGCCGCGCACGGGCAACGACCACACGTCGATCTTTCCGTACGGGCCGTTCCCCGCGAAGGACCGCGACGTGGTCATCTGTGTGGGCAACGACAAGCAGTTCGCTACGCTTGTCGACGCCCTCGGGGCGCCCCACCTCGCGGAGGAGGAGCGCTTTGGGAGCGTCGAGAAGCGGAATGCGAACCGCGAGGACCTGAGGCCGCTGCTCAACGAGCGTCTGGCGGAGAGGACCGCGGACGAGTGGATCGAGGTGTTCCGCGCGCGGGGCCTGCCGGCCGCGCCGATCCTGTCGGTGCGTGAGGCGGTGGGCTTCGCGGAGGAGCTCGGGCTGGAGCCGGTCGTGCGCCTGCCTAACCGGGAGGGCACGGACGAGGTGCCGTACGTGGCGAACCCGCTGGAGTTGAGCTCCGGCGGGGTGCGCTACACCAAGTCGGCGCCGGAGCTGGACGAGGACCGCGCGGACATCCTGGAGTGGATCGCGGCGACGCCGCGACGCTGA